A genomic window from Populus alba chromosome 19, ASM523922v2, whole genome shotgun sequence includes:
- the LOC118036185 gene encoding uncharacterized protein, whose protein sequence is MASGAGSSMLYSFLLFTVILSLQEMYRSKLASTELFTILGGFISSLLFLVLLTLIGNFQETCGMKTGWGAVILAEGVALIAAGTVHRVCITTCFLFSAGLLYEVNKLSGLILSKSDSKTRRY, encoded by the exons ATGGCGTCAGGAGCAGGAAGCTCAATGCTATATTCCTTTCTTCTATTCACAGTAATTCTTTCACTTCAAGAGATGTATCGCTCTAAATTGGCTTCCACCGAGTTATTTACCATCCTTGGCGGATTCATCAGCTCTCTCTTGTTTCTTGTCCTCCTCACT TTAATTGGGAATTTTCAGGAAACATGTGGCATGAAGACTGGGTGGGGTGCTG tCATCTTAGCAGAAGGTGTTGCTCTAATTGCTGCTGGCACTGTGCATCGTGTTTGCATCACTACATG TTTCTTGTTCTCTGCTGGTCTACTGTATGAGGTCAACAAGCTTTCTGGGCTGATACTTTCTAAAAGTGATTCCAAAACAAGAAGGTACTGA